DNA from Thiomicrorhabdus sp. Kp2:
GATAGGCTTATCGGTTGTTTTTTATGGATACAAAAAAGCCCATTTTACCCTATGCTCACACGTCATAGATGGCCTGAGAACATGCCAGGCCTGGTAAAACGGGCTTTAAAGTTTATGGACTTAAAAGCCCATAAACTACTGTATAAACTTATTTTGAAGCCGACAGAACGTCTGATTTCAGATAGTTTTGAAAGCTCTCTTGGTCGTTAAAGGTTTGGCTCTTTACCACTTCTAAACCCTTCAGTTGTAAAACCAAAACAGACTCTTTATCCGCTTCACCCAGGTTCATCGCAACTAACTGAGAATCCTCTTTAATTAACGCAATCGGAAAGGCATAGTCACGCATTTTAGGCAGAGCAAACATCTTGGTAATAAAGCCTGGCATTCCAGAAATATCGGCAATATAAACCAACTTATGTTGAGCTAAATCACTTAGTTCTAAGTCAGCAAAAGTGGCTTGCACTATTTTACCCGCATCTTTCACTTGAGTAACAATCACCCACTGTGTTTCAGCATTAAGCTCAACTGGCTTTTCCCACTGGTTTTCAAATTGTTGAGCCGTTAGCGTTTGTGCTTGTGCACTAAACGCCAATAACATCATAAATACCGCGATTAGCTTTTTCATTATTGAGCAGCCTTAGAAAAACTGAATGCGCCACGAATATCGCCTTGCTTATATCCCATTGCTTTATCATCTGGGTAAAATTTAGCAATCGCCGCTTTAATTGGCTCTGCCACATTTTCTCCATGACACTTCAAGCACACTTCACCTGTTGGTAAAGGTTTCATATAACGGAATTTTGCCTCATCGCCAACATGCACGACTTCAGAAAATTCCATTTTTTGAACAGGTTGACCTTCGGCTTTTAGTTTTTCAAAATTGTTTAATACTTGAGTTTCCCAAGCATCTGGATTGGCCATAGCACCACGAGGTTTTAAACTTACACGAGTCACTGTCCAACCTGATTTTTCAGCTAAATCTAAAGCAATTTGTGGCGCTTTAGAGTGACAAAAACCTACGGCATGAACTGGCCCGCCTTCTTTCATTGCTTTTTGCAACTCTGGTTTAAGTTCGCCACCAAAGGCTTTCATTAATGAACGCGCTTCGTTTAAGTTTGCTTCTGTTGCTTCTGGTGATAGCTCAACTTTAGAGGCGACTTTATCAGATGATGACATCGCCATGGCTGATAAAGAAGTTCCTAATAACGCTACGGTAAGCAGTTTAAATTTCATAATTGTTCCCTTTTGTTTCTTAATTTATTGAAATAATAAAAGTCGTTTATTTAATTAGCATTCTATGCAAACAAAACGATAAAGCAATAATTTTATATCCATATAAATTATATTGATTTATAGATTAACTACAGGGTAAAACAAAAAAGCCACTCTACCAGGCCTGGTAGAGTGGCTTTAAACAGCTTATTTTTAACAACTTGATTTCAAATGGTTATTTAGTATTTAATCACTTTTTTATTTAATCACTTTTTTAACTGATGCCACATTGTTATGTAATGCTTCAACCAATACCTCTTCACCTACTGAAACATCATTTTTATCCACAACTTTGTATGCCCAAGTTGTGCCTTTATACATTAATCTTGGCTCACCGCCATGGTTAACAATGGTGCCAGTCTCGCCTGTTTGCATGGTTTCCAGTGGTAAATCCTCTTTTTGCAAACCTTTTACTAATAGCGGCCTTAAAGCAAAAATCAACACACCGCTTAACACCATTGTTACCAATACTTGCAACTCACCAGATGGCCACTCTACAAAAAAACCTAAAGCCCCAATGGCCACAAAGGCGATGCCAAAAAACAGAATAACAAATGTGCCTATGAGTAATTCAAAGCCTAACAATGCCACACCAATCGTCAACATGATCCATGCAGGTATGACTTCTAATATATTTTCCATCTCTCTAAAACCTTTATCTTCAACACGTTAATCTAACTTAGATTATTTTACGGATGATCCGTTTTGATTTAACAGGCCTGTTAAAGCCACTAAAGAACCAACCATTTCTGAGGTTTCCACTGGCACCACAATTTTATTGGCTGAATCACTTCCCGCCAGTTCAGAAAATGCAGCAATACGATCTTTAGCCAATAAAAACTCTGCCGCACTGCCATTGCTCGCCATGGCTTGGTTAATAACTTCCATCGCTTTCTGTTCACCTAAAGCCAGTTGTTCTTTTTCATATTTTTGTGCATCCGCCATACGTTCAACGGCTTCGGCTTGTTTAAATGCCTGTTGACGTTCACCTTCAGCCTGCATAATAAGCGCGTTTTTATCTCCTTCCGCTTCCGTCTCGGTGGCGCGACGACGACGTTCCGCTTCCATCTGCAGCTCCATCGCACGTTGAACGGCTTCTGGTACAGAGATATCTGCGACTTCAACACGGGTCACTTTTGCGCCCCAAGTAGAACTTGCTAAATCTAATGCGGTGAGTAACGAGGCATTCAAATCGGCTCGTGAGCTGAGGGTTTCGTCCAATTCCATGCGACCAATTTCAGCACGTAGCGTGGTTTGCGCCAGCTGAGCTATTGCTACTTTTAAATCTTGAATTTCATAGGTGGCTTGCTTGGCATCATTTATACGAATAAAGACAACTGCATCAATTTGAATACTGACATTATCCTTGGTAATCACAGCCTGTCGTGGCACATCAATAATCTGCTCTT
Protein-coding regions in this window:
- a CDS encoding DUF3365 domain-containing protein; translated protein: MKFKLLTVALLGTSLSAMAMSSSDKVASKVELSPEATEANLNEARSLMKAFGGELKPELQKAMKEGGPVHAVGFCHSKAPQIALDLAEKSGWTVTRVSLKPRGAMANPDAWETQVLNNFEKLKAEGQPVQKMEFSEVVHVGDEAKFRYMKPLPTGEVCLKCHGENVAEPIKAAIAKFYPDDKAMGYKQGDIRGAFSFSKAAQ
- a CDS encoding NfeD family protein, translated to MENILEVIPAWIMLTIGVALLGFELLIGTFVILFFGIAFVAIGALGFFVEWPSGELQVLVTMVLSGVLIFALRPLLVKGLQKEDLPLETMQTGETGTIVNHGGEPRLMYKGTTWAYKVVDKNDVSVGEEVLVEALHNNVASVKKVIK
- a CDS encoding SPFH domain-containing protein, translating into MDFLGFVGTVSALIIIYFILAVKIVPQAEKWVIERLGKYHRTLDAGINFIVPFVDQRRSHYSTQEQIIDVPRQAVITKDNVSIQIDAVVFIRINDAKQATYEIQDLKVAIAQLAQTTLRAEIGRMELDETLSSRADLNASLLTALDLASSTWGAKVTRVEVADISVPEAVQRAMELQMEAERRRRATETEAEGDKNALIMQAEGERQQAFKQAEAVERMADAQKYEKEQLALGEQKAMEVINQAMASNGSAAEFLLAKDRIAAFSELAGSDSANKIVVPVETSEMVGSLVALTGLLNQNGSSVK